A single window of Oncorhynchus keta strain PuntledgeMale-10-30-2019 chromosome 34, Oket_V2, whole genome shotgun sequence DNA harbors:
- the LOC118367354 gene encoding complement C3-like: protein MWVGNLLCQAALVVALSLPTLSDGAALQVLSAPNLLRVGSNENIFVESQDHTGGPLDVKIVVKNHPTQSKVLVSKSVVLDQANNFQAMTQLVIPEGDHFVDDPKQKQYVVLQAQFPDRLLEKVVLVSFQSGYIFIQTDKTIYTPGSPVYYRVFSMTPGLEPLTREIFEDKEVAENKEIAVSVEIMTPENITIFREIVNPDKGVKSGQFILPAIVSFGTWHVVTRFQSTPQMTFSSDFEVKEYVLPSFEVSLTPGKAFFYIDDKDLTVDINARYLYGKEVTGTGYVVFGVITTENEKKSFPASLQRVEIREGKGVACLKKEHITQTFENIHNLVRQSIFVSVSVLTEGGGEMVEAEKRGIQIVTSPYTILFKRTPKYFKPGMPFDVSVYITNPDNSPANGVEIEVAPDNAKGVTRANGFAKVTLNTMASAKELPITVKTKVPGILQTRQAEATMKALPYRTSTGNFLHVGVDSNELKIGDPIKINLNLGPLTIQNHDLTYMFLSRGQLVKVGRFRRQGNALVTLSVPVSKEMLPSFRIIAYYHVGTDDLVADSVWVDVKVSCMGSLKVTSTRPKASYEPRKAFSLTITGDPGAKLGLVAVDKGVYVLNNKHRLTQTKIWDTIEKHDTGCTAGGGADNMGVFYDAGLVFETNTAKGTGIRTDPSCPVSSRRRRAVTISDVITTMASKYNGLAKECCVDGMRDNTMGYTCDRRAQYIIDGDVCIQAFLVCCNEMATKKDEFKQDALLLSRSEEEDDDAFMRSEDIVSRSQFPESWMWDDTNLPECTAQDKHCETTSITKNNFLKDSITTWQITAISLSKTHSICVADPFEMIVLKDFFIDLKLPYSAVRNEQLEVKAILHNYSEDPITVRVELMENGEVCSSASKKGKYRQEVNMDAMSTRVVPYVIIPMKLGLHSIEVKASVKNSGSNDGVKRDLRVVAEGVLVKKENNVLLNPVKHGGEQTAHIPSGVPRNQVPNSDADTLISVTGGEQTSVLVEQAISGDSLGNLIVQPVGCGEQNMIYMTLPVIATHYLDNTKKWEDIGLDRRNTAINYITIGYQRELAYRKEDGSYAAWIHTKSSTWLTAYVVKVFAMSSTLISVQENVLCSAVKWLILNTQQPDGIFNEFAPVYHSEMTGNVRGSDSDASMTAFVLIAMQEASSLCEKSVNSLPGSMDKAVVYVEKRLPHLTNPYAVAMTSYALANAGKLKKETLLKFASPQLDHWPVPGGHQYTLEATSYALLALVKVKAFEEAGPIVRWLNNQKKVGGGYGSTQSTIMVFQAVAEYWSNVKDLKNIDLNINLEVAGRASVTKWSINNKNQFHTRTDKVNSIDKDLTVKASGNGEATLSVVTLYYALPEEKASDCESFDLSVTLTKMDKTSHEDAIESFMLTVEVLYRNSERDATMSILDIGLLTGFIVDIGDLKMLSKGRERYIEKFEMDKVLSERGSLILYLDKVSHKLADRISFKIHRVQEVGVLQPAAISVYEYYNQKHCVKFYHPQREGGTLSRLCLGDVCTCAEESCSMQKKDEPDVNRIDKACGAGLDYVYKATVVDSKLTTHADTYTMKIDDVVKPGTDEVIAGRNRDFMGLSYCREALGLKQGKTYMIMGKSEDLHRVEENGLLQYKYVLGEQTWIEYWPSQQECTSRDYRIVCLGIDEFINQITTFGCPV, encoded by the coding sequence ATGTGGGTCGGCAACTTGCTGTGTCAGGCCGCTCTGGTTGTAGCCCTCTCCTTACCTACCTTATCTGATGGAGCTGCTCTACAAGTGTTGTCAGCTCCTAACCTGCTTCGTGTGGGCAGTAATGAGAACATCTTTGTGGAGTCTCAAGACCATACAGGAGGTCCCCTGGATGTTAAGATCGTGGTGAAAAACCACCCTACGCAGAGCAAAGTGCTGGTCTCTAAATCAGTGGTTCTGGATCAAGCAAACAATTTCCAGGCTATGACACAACTGGTCATCCCAGAGGGGGACCACTTTGTGGATGACCCCAAGCAGAAGCAGTATGTGGTCCTGCAGGCCCAGTTCCCTGACCGACTCCTGGAGAAGGTTGTCCTGGTCTCCTTCCAGTCTGGATACatcttcatacagactgacaagACCATTTACACACCGGGCAGCCCTGTCTACTACAGAGTGTTCTCTATGACTCCTGGCCTGGAGCCTCTGACCAGAGAGATATTTGAGGACAAAGAAGTTGCCGAGAACAAAGAGATCGCAGTCTCTGTGGAGATCATGACTCCTGAAAACATCACCATCTTCAGGGAGATCGTCAACCCAGATAAGGGAGTCAAATCCGGACAGTTCATTCTCCCTGCGATCGTCAGTTTCGGGACATGGCATGTGGTCACGAGGTTCCAGAGCACTCCTCAGATGACCTTCTCCTCTGACTTTGAGGTCAAGGAGTATGTTCTGCCCAGCTTCGAAGTTAGTCTGACCCCAGGTAAAGCCTTCTTCTACATCGACGACAAAGACTTGACCGTTGACATCAATGCCAGGTATCTATATGGTAAGGAAGTGACAGGGACAGGCTATGTGGTGTTTGGTGTCATCACAACAGAGAATGAAAAAAAGAGCTTCCCCGCCTCTCTGCAGAGAGTAGAGATCAGAGAAGGTAAAGGAGTGGCTTGTCTGAAAAAGGAACACATCACACAGACTTTCGAAAACATCCATAATCTGGTCAGACAATCCATCTTTGTATCAGTCAGCGTGTTAACAGAGGGTGGGGGTGAGATGgtagaggcagagaagagagggatccaGATCGTCACTTCGCCATACACCATCCTCTTCAAGAGAACTCCCAAATACTTCAAACCAGGCATGCCCTTTGATGTTTCGGTTTACATTACGAATCCCGACAACTCTCCAGCCAATGGAGTGGAGATTGAGGTGGCTCCAGATAATGCTAAAGGGGTGACCAGGGCTAATGGCTTTGCCAAAGTTACACTTAACACCATGGCATCGGCCAAAGAACTGCCAATCACTGTGAAGACCAAGGTCCCGGGTATCCTCCAAACCAGACAGGCGGAGGCCACCATGAAGGCTCTCCCCTACAGGACATCCACCGGGAACTTCCTCCATGTTGGGGTTGACTCTAATGAGCTGAAAATAGGAGACCCCATTAAGATCAATCTGAACCTGGGACCCCTCACCATACAAAACCATGACCTTACATACATGTTCCTGAGTAGAGGTCAGCTGGTGAAAGTGGGCAGATTCAGAAGACAGGGCAATgcgctggtgacactgtcagtgccCGTCTCCAAGGAAATGCTTCCGTCGTTCCGCATCATAGCGTACTACCATGTGGGAACAGATGACCTGGTGGCAGACTCTGTCTGGGTTGACGTCAAGGTCTCTTGCATGGGCTCGCTGAAAGTGACGTCGACCAGGCCCAAGGCATCCTATGAGCCTCGTAAGGCTTTCAGTCTGACCATCACTGGAGACCCGGGAGCTAAATTAGGACTGGTGGCCGTAGACAAGGGAGTCTACGTTCTCAACAACAAACACCGTCTCACACAGACCAAGATTTGGGACACCATAGAGAAGCATGATACAGGATGTACAGCTGGAGGGGGAGCAGACAATATGGGGGTGTTCTATGATGCTGGTCTGGTATTCGAGACCAACACCGCTAAAGGGACTGGGATCAGAACAGACCCCAGCTGTCCTGTTAGTTCCAGGCGGAGACGAGCAGTGACCATCAGTGACGTCATCACTACTATGGCCAGTAAGTACAATGGTCTGGCCAAGGAGTGTTGTGTGGACGGGATGAGGGACAACACCATGGGGTACACCTGTGACAGACGGGCCCAGTACATCATAGATGGGGATGTCTGCATCCAAGCCTTCCTCGTCTGCTGCAATGAGATGGCCACAAAAAAGGATGAATTCAAACAGGATGCACTGCTGCTCTCACGCAgtgaagaggaggatgatgatgctTTCATGCGGTCTGAAGACATTGTGTCTCGTAGTCAGTTCCCTGAGAGCTGGATGTGGGACGACACCAATCTTCCTGAATGCACCGCCCAAGATAAGCACTGCGAGACCAcgtctataacaaagaacaactTCCTGAAAGATTCCATCACAACCTGGCAGATAACAGCCATCAGCCTGTCTAAAACACATAGCATATGTGTGGCAGATCCGTTTGAGATGATAGTTCTAAAGGATTTCTTTATTGACCTAAAGCTGCCCTACTCAGCTGTCCGCAATGAACAGCTGGAGGTCAAAGCAATCCTCCACAACTACAGCGAAGACCCCATCACTGTGCGTGTTGAGCTGATGGAGAATGGCGAGGTGTGCAGCTCGGCAAGCAAGAAGGGAAAGTACAGGCAGGAAGTGAACATGGACGCCATGTCCACCCGGGTTGTTCCCTATGTCATCATCCCTATGAAGCTGGGCCTGCACTCCATTGAGGTCAAGGCATCAGTGAAAAACTCTGGCAGCAATGACGGTGTGAAGAGGGACCTGCGCGTTGTGGCTGAGGGAGTGCTGGTCAAGAAGGAAAACAATGTACTCCTGAACCCGGTTAAACATGGTGGTGAGCAGACGGCACACATACCCAGTGGAGTGCCCCGGAACCAGGTGCCAAACTCTGATGCTGACACACTGATCAGTGTGACAGGTGGAGAGCAGACCAGTGTGCTGGTGGAGCAGGCCATCAGTGGAGACTCTCTGGGCAATCTGATAGTTCAGCCAGTCGGATGTGGGGAACAGAACATGATCTACATGACCCTGCCTGTCATTGCTACACACTACTTGGACAACACCAAAAAGTGGGAGGATATTGGCCTGGACAGAAGGAACACagccatcaactacatcaccattGGTTACCAACGTGAGCTGGCCTACCGTAAAGAAGATGGCTCCTACGCTGCCTGGATCCACACAAAGAGCAGCACCTGGCTGACAGCGTATGTAGTCAAGGTGTTTGCCATGTCCAGTACATTGATCAGTGTTCAGGAAAATGTGCTATGTAGTGCTGTCAAGTGGCTAATCTTGAACACACAACAGCCAGACGGCATCTTCAATGAGTTTGCTCCTGTCTACCACTCAGAGATGACGGGTAACGTGAGGGGTTCGGACAGTGATGCATCTATGACAGCCTTTGTTCTCATCGCCATGCAGGAAGCAAGCTCACTGTGTGAGAAGTCTGTCAACAGCCTACCAGGCAGTATGGATAAGGCAGTAGTGTACGTCGAGAAGCGTCTTCCCCACCTCACGAACCCCTATGCTGTAGCTATGACCTCCTATGCTCTGGCCAATGCAGGGAAACTCAAAAAGGAGACCCTACTGAAGTTCGCCTCTCCACAGCTGGACCACTGGCCAGTCCCAGGTGGTCACCAGTACACACTGGAGGCCACTTCGTATGCCCTGCTTGCCCTGGTCAAGGTGAAGGCCTTCGAAGAGGCCGGCCCAATAGTCAGGTGGCTTAACAATCAGAAGAAAGTGGGAGGGGGATACGGATCCACACAGTCCACCATCATGGTGTTCCAGGCTGTGGCTGAGTATTGGAGCAACGTGAAGGACCTGAAAAACATTGACTTGAACATCAACCTAGAGGTGGCCGGCAGAGCATCAGTCACCAAGTGGTCCATCAACAACAAAAACCAGTTCCACACTCGTACAGATAAGGTCAACTCCATAGACAAGGACTTGACAGTAAAAGCCTCGGGAAATGGTGAGGCGACCTTGTCGGTGGTGACACTGTACTATGCCCTGCCAGAAGAGAAGGCCAGTGACTGTGAAAGCTTTGACCTCTCTGTCACCCTCACTAAGATGGACAAAACAAGCCACGAGGACGCCATTGAGTCGTTTATGCTCACTGTTGAGGTGTTGTATCGTAACTCAGAGAGAGATGCGACCATGTCTATCCTGGACATCGGCTTGCTGACCGGCTTCATCGTAGACATAGGTGATCTGAAAATGTTGTCCAAGGGGAGGGAGCGCTATATAGAGAAGTTTGAGATGGACAAAGTTCTGTCTGAAAGAGGATCTCTCATCCTCTATCTGGACAAGGTGTCCCATAAGTTAGCAGACAGAATATCCTTTAAGATTCACAGAGTACAGGAAGTAGGAGTTCTACAGCCTGCTGCCATCTCTGTATACGAATACTACAACCAAAAGCACTGTGTCAAGTTCTACCACCCACAGAGGGAGGGTGGAACTCTGAGTAGACTGTGTCTTGGAGACGTGTGCACGTGTGCTGAAGAGAGCTGCAGTATGCAGAAGAAAGATGAGCCTGATGTCAACCGCATAGACAAAGCCTGCGGCGCGGGACTGGATTATGTTTACAAAGCTACGGTGGTGGACTCTAAGCTGACGACACACGCAGATACATACACCATGAAGATCGATGACGTCGTCAAGCCAGGTACTGATGAGGTAATAGCGGGAAGGAATCGTGACTTCATGGGACTATCTTACTGTAGAGAGGCTCTGGGTCTAAAGCAGGGGAAAACATACATGATTATGGGGAAGTCTGAAGACCTGCACAGAGTGGAGGAAAATGGACTGTTGCAGTACAAGTATGTCCTAGGAGAACAGACATGGATAGAGTACTGGCCCTCACAACAAGAGTGCACGTCCAGAGACTACAGAATAGTATGTCTGGGCATCGATGAGTTCATTAACCAGATCACAACTTTCGGCTGCCCTGTTTAG